A DNA window from Primulina tabacum isolate GXHZ01 chromosome 12, ASM2559414v2, whole genome shotgun sequence contains the following coding sequences:
- the LOC142520395 gene encoding uncharacterized protein LOC142520395 — protein MTQEEADDANEVVSGTILIQKVPAYALFDCGATHSFVSKRFAKKLGLKPKLLAEPFRIATPTRMDWLARNNAIVDCKGKRVKLRTPNQEENVYHGKSKEWKSLLSASQAWKAMKSGEDIYLAMVSEVQGEVELKIEDIPIVREFPNVFPEELLGAVPDREVEFEINLVPGAAPISKAPYRMAPAELKELKEQLQELLDKRQVRPSVSP, from the exons ATGACTCAAGAAGAGGCCGACGACGCCAATGAAGTCGTGTCAGGTACCATCCTAATTCAAAAAGTGCCTGCCTATgcgttatttgattgtggtgctacgcattctTTCGTATCTAAGAGATTTGCTAAGAAACTAGGACTTAAGCCCAAATTATTAGCTGAACCTTTTCGAATAGCCACACCGACAA gaatggattggttagccagaAACAATGCAATAGTAGATTGTAAAGGGAAAAGAGTTAAGCTCCGAACCCCAAATCAGGAAGAGAACGTGTATCATGGTAAATCCAAGGAATGGAAATCACTCCTTTCCGCTTCCCAAGCATGGAAAGCCATGAAGTCCGGAGAAGATATCTACCTAGCAATGGTTAGCGAAGTGCAGGGAGAAGTCGAACTGAAGATTGAAGACATACCGATAGTACGTGAGTTCCCGAATGTTTTTCCAGAAGAACTACTAGGGGCAGTCCCGGACCGCGAAGTTGAGTTCGAAATTAATCTGGTTCCTGGTGCAGCACCAATTTCGAAAGCACCTTACAGGATGGCGCCAGCTGAACTCAAGGAGTTAaaggaacaactccaagaattgctggACAAAAGGCAAGTCCGACCAAGTGTGTCCCCATGA